GACCACGAGGAGACACGCGATCACCGCGAGCAGTCCGATGATGGCGTCGAGGCGCTTCCGGAGGGCGTCGTCCATGCGCGAGTCCTGTCGGAGCGATGGAAAGTAGATTTCGGAACCGGTCTCAGCGCGTCGCGTCGAACCGCACCGAATTTGTGAGTCGGCCGAAACGTATCGACCGTGACCGACGCCGAAATCGCCCATCGACTCACGGACATCCACCAGACGCTCGAACTGATAGCGTTCCTACTGGCGGTAATCGCGCTCGGACAAGGGACCGTCGGCTTCGTCGTTGGGGGCACCGCAATACTCCTGTTGGTCGGGAATACCGTTTCTCGGGCGCTCTGACACCTCTCGAAACGCAGTCGTCGCTCGCGGGCCTGCCCGCGAGCAACGACACCGCGACCGCGATTCGAACGTTTTCGTCGGTTCGAGCGAATCCTCGGCTCCGAAGTTATCCGGTCTTATAAACTCCGCGCGCGTCGGCGACTTGCGCGCCGCTCTCGACTGCGTACACCTCGACATCTACGACGCCCACGTCGCTTCCACAGCGCACCACGTCGGCCTCGGCGCGCAGGTCGCCGGTCCCCGCTTCGAGGTAGTCGATGCGCATGTCGATGGTCGGCACTGGCTGGTCCACCAGCGAGACCAGCGCCGCGCCGCCCACCGTGTCCGCGAGCGTGAAGGTGACGCCGCCGTGGGCCATCTGGCGGTCGGCGTTCCACGACAACTCTTCGCGCATCTCGATGCGGCCCTCGGCGTGGCCCTCCTCGACTTCGGTCACTTCGACGCCGAGCAGGTCGGCGAACAGCATCTCCTCGAAGAAACTCTCTACGTCCATGCGAATCCGTTTCACCGGCGAGACGCTTAAAAATACTCGTCGTCCGAGTTCGGACGCGTCCCGGAGCGCGGCCCGAGACCTCCGAGCAGTGAGATAGCCTTATTTCGGTCGCGCCGGACGGTGGCGTATGGAAATCACTGAGAACGACGGCGTCCGCACCGTCACGTTCGACCGCCCCGAAGTCATGAACGCCTTCACCACCGAGACCGCCGAGGAGTTGGCCGAGGTCATCGCCGACACCGACCCCGAGGAGTACGACGCGCTGGTGCTGACCGGCGAGGGCGGCGCGTTCAGCGCGGGCGGGGATATCCAGTCGATGGCCGAGCGCGAGGAGACCACCGAGGAGGCCTACGAGCGCGTCACGGAGACGTTCGGCCGCGTGGTCGAGGAAGCTCTCTCCGCGAAGGTACCCATCGTGGCGAAGGTCAACGGCGACGCCGTGGGCGCGGGACTGGCGATGACCGCGGTCAGCGACTTCGCCTACGCCGCCGAGTCGGCGACGTTCAGTTGCGCGTTCGTCCGCGTCGGCCTGATTCCGGACACCGGCGGGTCGTTCCTCCTGCCGCGCCTCGTCGGACTCCGGACCGCCAAGCGCCTCGCGTTCACCGGGGAGTTCTTCGACGCGGCGGAGGCCGCACAGCTGGGACTAATCAACGAGGCGGTCCCCGACGACGAACTAGACGAGGCGGTCGCGGGCCTGTTGGACACGCTCTGCGAGCGCCCGACGAAGACTATCGGACTCGCCAAGCGCGCCATCCACGAGAATCTGGGTCGGGGCTGGCAGGACGCCATCGACTACGAGAATCACGTCCAGTCGCTGGCGTACGACACGCCCGAACACGAGGAAGGCGTCGCGGCGTTCTTGGAGGGTCGGGACCCCGAGTTCGAGTGAGACGGGGGCGACGGTCGGGACCGAACCTCGTCACTCCGACCACGAAATCCGACCGTAGGAGGTCCCGTGGCGGTAGTTGTACGACTCGATGACGACGCCGA
This genomic stretch from Halorussus pelagicus harbors:
- a CDS encoding enoyl-CoA hydratase/isomerase family protein → MEITENDGVRTVTFDRPEVMNAFTTETAEELAEVIADTDPEEYDALVLTGEGGAFSAGGDIQSMAEREETTEEAYERVTETFGRVVEEALSAKVPIVAKVNGDAVGAGLAMTAVSDFAYAAESATFSCAFVRVGLIPDTGGSFLLPRLVGLRTAKRLAFTGEFFDAAEAAQLGLINEAVPDDELDEAVAGLLDTLCERPTKTIGLAKRAIHENLGRGWQDAIDYENHVQSLAYDTPEHEEGVAAFLEGRDPEFE
- a CDS encoding PaaI family thioesterase, with translation MDVESFFEEMLFADLLGVEVTEVEEGHAEGRIEMREELSWNADRQMAHGGVTFTLADTVGGAALVSLVDQPVPTIDMRIDYLEAGTGDLRAEADVVRCGSDVGVVDVEVYAVESGAQVADARGVYKTG